The following proteins are encoded in a genomic region of Mycobacterium sp. 155:
- the lysE gene encoding L-lysine exporter yields the protein MASPVLLGFLTAMTLIAAIGAQNAFVLRQGIRGEHVIPVIALCTVSDLILIAAGIAGVGALITAHPDAVMVAKFGGAAFLIGYAVLAAKRAYQPSTLNPSEKTPARLVEVLLTCAALTWLNPHVYLDTVVLLGSLANEQHEQRWLFGAGAVTASAVWFVGLGLGARRLAGLFATPLTWRVLDGIIAVTMAALGVWMWVS from the coding sequence ATGGCCTCCCCTGTCCTGCTCGGCTTTCTGACCGCGATGACGCTCATCGCCGCCATCGGCGCACAGAATGCGTTCGTGCTGCGTCAGGGCATCCGCGGAGAGCACGTAATCCCGGTGATCGCGTTGTGCACGGTCTCGGATCTGATCCTGATCGCCGCCGGTATCGCCGGCGTCGGGGCCTTGATCACCGCCCATCCCGACGCGGTGATGGTCGCCAAGTTCGGCGGGGCGGCATTCCTCATCGGATATGCCGTACTGGCAGCCAAACGTGCCTACCAACCGTCGACCCTCAACCCATCGGAGAAGACGCCGGCCCGCCTGGTCGAGGTGCTCCTCACGTGCGCAGCACTGACCTGGCTCAACCCGCACGTGTACCTCGACACGGTGGTCCTGCTCGGCTCGCTGGCCAACGAACAACACGAGCAGCGTTGGCTTTTCGGTGCGGGCGCGGTCACGGCCAGTGCCGTATGGTTCGTCGGTCTCGGGCTGGGTGCCCGCCGACTCGCCGGGCTGTTCGCCACCCCGCTGACCTGGCGCGTGCTCGATGGCATCATCGCCGTCACGATGGCAGCGCTAGGCGTGTGGATGTGGGTGTCCTGA
- a CDS encoding ABC transporter substrate-binding protein: MPTIVSRRGFLAITAGMALVAACSPEKPGKVAKDGSVTIRHVFGETKVPAAPQRVVSAGFTGQDDLLAVGVVPIAVTEWFGDEPFAVWPWAQPELAGAQPTVLSLTDGIQVDQITKLKPDLIIATNAGLDADTYSKLSEIAPTIAQSGADAFFEPWKDQATVIGQAVFKNDQMTGLINGIDEKFKTAAANNPQFNGKKALLLEGTLFRDSIQAITPGWRTDFLTQLGFTIPPVEELIPRDKMAAVLDSADVLIWTTESDQDRDALLADPTIAGLQATARNRHVFTTKDLAGAIAFASPLSYPLVADQLPPLLARALA, from the coding sequence GTGCCGACAATCGTGTCCCGGCGGGGGTTTCTGGCTATCACCGCGGGCATGGCGCTCGTGGCCGCATGCAGTCCGGAAAAACCTGGCAAGGTGGCCAAGGACGGTTCAGTTACCATCCGGCACGTCTTCGGCGAGACAAAAGTCCCGGCCGCGCCGCAACGGGTGGTCAGTGCCGGCTTCACCGGCCAGGACGACCTCCTCGCGGTCGGCGTCGTACCGATCGCGGTCACCGAATGGTTCGGCGATGAACCATTCGCGGTATGGCCGTGGGCCCAGCCCGAACTCGCGGGCGCCCAACCCACCGTGCTGAGCCTGACCGACGGTATCCAAGTCGACCAGATCACGAAGCTCAAGCCGGACCTCATCATCGCCACCAACGCCGGGCTGGACGCCGACACCTACTCGAAACTGTCCGAGATCGCCCCGACCATCGCACAATCGGGCGCCGATGCCTTCTTCGAGCCCTGGAAGGACCAGGCCACCGTCATCGGCCAGGCGGTGTTCAAGAACGACCAGATGACGGGCCTGATCAACGGCATCGACGAGAAGTTCAAGACCGCCGCCGCCAACAACCCGCAGTTCAACGGCAAGAAAGCGCTGTTGCTGGAGGGCACGCTGTTCCGCGACAGCATCCAGGCCATCACCCCCGGCTGGCGCACCGACTTCCTGACGCAACTCGGCTTCACCATCCCACCGGTCGAGGAGCTGATCCCCCGCGACAAGATGGCCGCCGTCCTCGACAGCGCCGACGTGCTGATTTGGACCACCGAGAGCGATCAGGACCGCGACGCGCTGCTCGCCGACCCCACCATCGCCGGTCTGCAGGCCACCGCCCGCAACCGCCACGTGTTCACCACCAAGGACCTGGCCGGAGCGATCGCCTTCGCCTCCCCGCTGTCCTACCCACTGGTGGCCGATCAACTGCCGCCACTGCTGGCCCGCGCGCTGGCCTGA
- a CDS encoding allophanate hydrolase subunit 1: MSVTSDVVDALVLPAVHEYGDHGLLFEFDSTAEVLAWTAKLQETDLLGVVDIVPASRTILVKLASPRYQPGARQRLSKLRLAPESIVPQPASGKVDLTIDVVYDGADLQEVATLTGLTPAAVIAAHIGTPWRVGFGGFVPGFAYLVDGDPRLQVPRRAEPRTSVPPGSVALAGEFSGIYPRQSPGGWQLIGHTDAVLFDADRDKPALLTPGMWVQFRAIG; the protein is encoded by the coding sequence ATGAGTGTGACATCAGATGTGGTGGACGCGCTGGTCTTGCCAGCAGTTCACGAATACGGGGATCACGGGCTGCTGTTCGAGTTCGACAGTACCGCCGAGGTTTTGGCGTGGACCGCCAAACTGCAGGAGACCGATCTGCTCGGCGTCGTCGACATCGTCCCAGCATCTCGCACCATCCTGGTCAAGCTCGCCAGCCCGCGCTACCAGCCCGGTGCCCGGCAGCGGCTGAGCAAGCTCCGGCTGGCGCCGGAGTCGATCGTGCCCCAGCCCGCGAGCGGCAAGGTCGACCTGACGATCGATGTGGTCTACGACGGCGCCGACCTGCAGGAAGTAGCCACTCTGACCGGGCTGACCCCTGCGGCGGTGATTGCGGCCCACATCGGCACCCCGTGGCGGGTCGGATTCGGCGGTTTTGTACCAGGTTTCGCATACCTGGTGGATGGCGACCCGCGACTACAGGTCCCCCGCCGCGCCGAGCCGCGCACCAGCGTGCCGCCCGGGTCCGTCGCGCTGGCCGGCGAGTTCAGCGGTATCTATCCGCGGCAGTCACCGGGCGGCTGGCAGTTGATCGGGCACACCGACGCCGTGCTGTTCGATGCCGATCGCGACAAACCGGCGCTGCTGACACCCGGCATGTGGGTGCAGTTCCGGGCAATCGGCTGA
- a CDS encoding FGGY-family carbohydrate kinase codes for MVFGLTLAHTKQHLSRAIMEGVTMVLRRMIDSTKQLGAEVSEVISLSGGSKSDAWCQIKADATQLPVRTLKGAESAGCRGAAILAGVAIGMWESHAEIACRTLQFDREFKPDPANAQTYDRLFANYVRLQDILQPMFVNDLA; via the coding sequence ATGGTCTTCGGCTTGACGCTCGCGCACACGAAGCAGCACTTGTCGCGGGCCATCATGGAGGGGGTCACCATGGTCCTGCGTCGCATGATCGATTCGACCAAGCAGCTGGGTGCTGAGGTCAGTGAGGTCATCTCGTTGAGCGGCGGGTCGAAGAGCGATGCGTGGTGTCAGATCAAGGCCGACGCGACCCAGCTTCCGGTGCGAACGCTTAAGGGGGCCGAGAGCGCGGGGTGTCGGGGTGCGGCGATCCTGGCCGGCGTCGCCATTGGCATGTGGGAGTCACATGCCGAAATAGCCTGCCGAACACTGCAGTTCGACCGTGAGTTCAAGCCCGACCCGGCCAATGCGCAGACCTACGATCGGCTCTTCGCGAACTACGTGCGCCTGCAGGACATCCTGCAGCCCATGTTCGTCAACGACTTGGCGTGA
- a CDS encoding GAF and ANTAR domain-containing protein, with product MTPSDPRTDDSLPAKTADQDASEAADLVVAAAAGARHVSATELGRRLLAVSRTVADEDELLSLLQNLAQIAQQTVPGADSTGVTIDLARRTYTAVHTDQRTLRVDTEQYDCGEGPCLHAARTGQIVLVDFGQAVATWPRFAAAAQAEGIRSFLAAPLITRDQTLGSLNLYGRSPSAFDSFDVEILDLLTEAVSRAIGDFARFRSASDVATGLQRALETRAPIEQAKGMLMAMHAIDADEAFARLRRESQNTNVPLRIVATRLVRQLTSPPGPATDGEAV from the coding sequence GTGACGCCCTCGGATCCGCGTACCGACGACTCGCTGCCTGCAAAGACTGCGGATCAGGATGCCAGCGAAGCGGCCGACCTAGTCGTCGCTGCAGCTGCGGGGGCCCGGCACGTCAGCGCCACCGAGCTCGGCCGGAGATTGCTCGCAGTAAGCCGCACCGTCGCCGATGAGGACGAACTGCTCAGCCTGCTGCAGAATCTCGCTCAGATTGCCCAGCAGACTGTTCCCGGCGCCGACAGCACCGGCGTGACCATCGATCTGGCCAGGCGAACCTACACGGCTGTGCACACCGACCAGCGCACTCTGCGGGTCGACACCGAACAGTACGACTGTGGCGAAGGCCCTTGCCTGCACGCCGCCCGCACCGGCCAGATCGTGCTCGTGGACTTCGGTCAAGCCGTAGCTACATGGCCGAGGTTCGCGGCCGCCGCGCAAGCCGAAGGCATTCGCAGTTTTCTCGCCGCGCCACTGATCACCAGGGACCAGACACTCGGATCACTCAACCTGTATGGCCGGTCTCCTTCGGCATTCGATAGCTTCGACGTCGAAATCCTGGATCTGTTGACCGAAGCGGTATCTCGTGCGATTGGCGATTTCGCGCGCTTCCGTTCGGCCTCTGATGTGGCGACCGGACTACAGCGAGCCTTAGAGACACGCGCGCCCATCGAACAGGCCAAGGGAATGTTGATGGCCATGCACGCAATCGATGCCGATGAGGCCTTCGCGCGGTTGCGTCGTGAAAGTCAGAACACAAATGTTCCACTCCGCATTGTGGCCACTCGTCTTGTGCGGCAGCTCACTTCGCCGCCCGGCCCGGCAACAGATGGTGAGGCCGTCTGA
- a CDS encoding queuosine precursor transporter: MTSTQEQEHHGTAAIGSAYYPVLVAVFTALVIISNVTATKGVAFGPIITDGGFIVFPLTYIIGDVLSEVYGFKAARRAIFLGFAMNVLAAFIFWVTIYLPAADFYTNEEHFENVVHAYTQLIVAGLAGFIVGQTINAWVVVAIKERTKEKHLWARLVGSTFAGQLGDTLVFCSIAASAIGISTFKDFATYTALGWFYKTAVEVVMLPVTYRVIAFIKRREPTYQLAV, from the coding sequence GTGACAAGCACCCAAGAACAGGAGCACCACGGCACGGCGGCCATCGGCTCCGCCTACTATCCGGTACTCGTCGCGGTATTCACGGCGCTGGTGATCATCTCCAACGTCACGGCCACCAAGGGTGTCGCGTTCGGCCCCATCATCACCGACGGCGGGTTCATCGTCTTTCCGCTCACCTACATCATCGGCGACGTGCTCTCGGAGGTGTACGGGTTCAAGGCCGCCCGCCGCGCGATCTTCCTCGGCTTCGCGATGAACGTCCTGGCGGCATTCATCTTCTGGGTGACCATCTACCTGCCGGCTGCGGACTTCTACACCAACGAAGAACACTTCGAGAATGTCGTGCACGCCTACACGCAGTTGATCGTCGCCGGGCTGGCCGGCTTCATCGTCGGGCAGACCATCAATGCGTGGGTTGTCGTCGCCATCAAGGAACGGACCAAGGAGAAGCACCTGTGGGCCCGCCTGGTCGGATCCACCTTCGCCGGACAGCTGGGCGACACCCTGGTGTTCTGCAGCATCGCCGCCAGTGCCATCGGCATCTCGACCTTCAAAGACTTCGCCACCTACACCGCGCTGGGCTGGTTCTACAAGACTGCCGTCGAGGTGGTCATGCTGCCGGTCACCTACCGCGTGATCGCTTTCATCAAGCGTCGAGAGCCCACATATCAGCTTGCGGTGTGA
- a CDS encoding 5-oxoprolinase/urea amidolyase family protein: MTTTLEVLRTGPLALLEDLGRPGLAHLGVTRSGAADRRSHTLANRLVANPGEHATVEVTFGGFSARVRGGDVAIAVTGADTDPAVNGVPFGTNSIHYVHDGQVISLGAPHSGLRSYLAVRGGINVEPVLGSRSYDVMSAIGPTPLRPGDILPIGEHTDEFPELDQAPVAAISDEVVELRVVPGPRDDWFVDPDVLTHTNWLVTNRSDRVGMRLVGMPLDYRWPDRQLPSEGATRGAIQVPPNGFPVILGPDHPVTGGYPVIGVVTDEDIDKLGQVRPGQTVRLHWAHPRHPFE; the protein is encoded by the coding sequence ATGACCACGACATTGGAAGTTCTGCGCACCGGCCCCCTAGCACTGCTCGAAGACCTGGGCCGGCCCGGCCTGGCGCACCTGGGCGTCACTCGCTCGGGTGCCGCCGACCGACGCTCCCACACGCTGGCCAACCGGCTGGTGGCCAATCCGGGTGAGCACGCCACCGTCGAGGTGACCTTCGGCGGGTTCTCGGCGCGGGTGCGCGGCGGCGACGTCGCCATCGCCGTCACCGGTGCCGACACCGATCCGGCGGTGAACGGAGTCCCGTTCGGCACCAACAGCATCCACTACGTGCATGACGGTCAGGTGATCTCGCTGGGCGCACCGCACTCCGGTCTGCGCAGCTATCTCGCGGTGCGCGGCGGCATCAACGTCGAGCCGGTACTCGGCTCACGCAGCTACGACGTGATGTCGGCGATCGGCCCGACCCCCCTGCGGCCCGGGGACATCCTCCCCATCGGGGAGCACACCGACGAGTTCCCCGAGTTGGATCAGGCACCGGTGGCCGCGATCAGCGACGAGGTGGTCGAGCTGCGGGTGGTGCCCGGGCCACGCGACGACTGGTTCGTCGACCCCGACGTGCTCACCCATACCAACTGGCTGGTGACCAACCGCAGCGACCGGGTCGGCATGCGCCTGGTAGGGATGCCGTTGGACTACCGCTGGCCGGACCGCCAGCTCCCCAGCGAAGGCGCTACCCGCGGAGCAATCCAGGTACCGCCCAACGGTTTTCCGGTGATCCTCGGACCGGACCATCCGGTCACCGGCGGCTATCCGGTGATCGGTGTGGTGACCGACGAGGATATCGACAAGTTGGGCCAGGTGCGGCCCGGTCAGACCGTCCGACTGCACTGGGCACACCCGAGGCACCCGTTCGAATGA
- a CDS encoding uroporphyrinogen-III synthase: protein MTEPGWAPLTGFRVAVTSARRADELSTLLRRRGATVTSAAAITMVPLPDDDELRTNTETLIANPPDIVVATTGIGFRGWIAAASGWGLDSELTHALSQARVVSRGPKATGALRAAGLPEEWSPDSESSREVLRYLVEQGIAGRRIAVQLHGATDEWDPFPEFLDELRSAGAEVVPIKVYRWHPAPRDGEFDQLVTGIAEQRFDAVSFTSAPAVASVLMRAAEMGIADQVVSALRTDVHAMCVGPVTAQPLVQLGVPASAPERMRLGALARHITDELPILQARTVQAAGHTLEIRGTCVLIDGVAKPLSPASMATLRALSHRPGATVSEFDLLAVLPGSETDTHAVKTAVLQLRNALGDKNIVSTVARRGYRLTVDEPHSPVDADPSGAR from the coding sequence ATGACCGAGCCCGGCTGGGCACCGCTTACCGGCTTCCGTGTGGCGGTGACCTCCGCCCGACGTGCCGATGAGCTGAGCACGTTGCTGAGGCGGCGCGGCGCGACGGTGACCAGCGCAGCCGCCATCACAATGGTTCCCCTACCCGACGACGATGAGCTACGCACCAACACCGAGACACTGATCGCAAATCCGCCCGACATCGTGGTCGCCACCACCGGGATCGGCTTTCGTGGCTGGATCGCCGCGGCGAGTGGCTGGGGCTTGGACTCTGAGCTGACCCACGCCCTGAGCCAGGCCCGCGTCGTGTCCCGCGGGCCGAAGGCCACCGGCGCACTACGGGCCGCTGGTCTGCCAGAGGAATGGTCACCAGATTCGGAATCCTCCCGCGAGGTGCTGCGCTACCTCGTCGAGCAGGGAATCGCGGGCCGTCGCATCGCCGTCCAGTTGCACGGTGCAACCGACGAATGGGATCCATTCCCCGAATTCCTCGACGAATTACGAAGTGCCGGTGCGGAAGTGGTGCCGATCAAGGTGTACCGCTGGCATCCCGCGCCACGCGACGGCGAATTCGACCAATTGGTGACGGGTATCGCCGAACAACGTTTCGACGCCGTGAGTTTCACGTCGGCACCGGCCGTGGCCTCGGTGTTGATGCGGGCCGCGGAGATGGGGATCGCCGATCAGGTGGTGTCGGCACTGCGCACGGACGTGCATGCGATGTGCGTCGGTCCGGTCACCGCTCAGCCGCTCGTCCAGCTCGGGGTGCCCGCCTCGGCACCCGAACGCATGCGGTTGGGCGCGCTGGCACGTCACATCACCGACGAATTGCCGATACTGCAGGCCCGCACCGTCCAAGCGGCCGGTCACACACTGGAGATCCGGGGTACCTGCGTGCTGATCGACGGTGTGGCCAAGCCGCTGTCCCCGGCTTCGATGGCGACCCTCCGCGCGCTGTCGCACCGACCTGGCGCGACGGTGTCCGAATTCGACCTGCTTGCCGTCTTGCCCGGCAGCGAAACCGACACTCACGCCGTGAAAACAGCAGTGCTACAACTACGAAATGCTTTGGGAGACAAGAATATCGTTTCGACGGTGGCGAGACGTGGCTACCGGCTGACTGTCGACGAACCACACTCTCCGGTGGACGCAGACCCCTCCGGCGCGCGATGA
- a CDS encoding GNAT family N-acetyltransferase has product MHTARLVHTSDLDHETREDARRMVIEAFGGDFTDADWEHTLGGMHALICRHGALIAHGAVVQRRLLYRDTALRCGYLEGVAVREDWRGQRLATAVMDALEQVLRGAYQIGALSASEEGRPMYTARGWLAWQGPTSVLQPAGVARTPSDDRSLFVLPIDLPDGLELDTTAELTCDWRDGDVW; this is encoded by the coding sequence ATCCACACCGCACGCCTGGTCCATACCTCCGACCTTGACCACGAGACCCGCGAGGACGCCCGCCGCATGGTCATTGAGGCGTTCGGTGGAGACTTCACCGACGCCGACTGGGAGCACACCCTCGGCGGTATGCATGCGCTGATCTGCCGTCATGGTGCGCTGATCGCGCACGGCGCGGTCGTCCAGCGGCGGCTGCTCTATCGCGACACCGCGCTGCGCTGCGGTTACCTGGAAGGTGTCGCGGTGCGCGAGGACTGGCGCGGTCAGAGGCTGGCCACCGCAGTCATGGACGCCCTGGAGCAGGTGCTGCGCGGCGCCTACCAGATCGGTGCGCTGAGCGCATCCGAAGAAGGCCGGCCGATGTACACGGCGCGCGGCTGGCTGGCCTGGCAAGGTCCGACCTCGGTGCTGCAGCCGGCGGGCGTGGCGCGCACGCCCAGCGACGACCGGTCGTTGTTCGTACTGCCCATCGATTTACCGGACGGCCTTGAACTGGACACCACCGCCGAATTGACGTGCGACTGGCGCGACGGCGACGTCTGGTAA
- a CDS encoding FGGY family carbohydrate kinase — MCLDPNNEPLRQVIVWMDNRAAAEAEELERHFGRAKVHSTTGQPSFDAIWPASKVLWLKRNEPETFVKTAKFVLLKDYIVYQLTGRLVSEDSLLCTTMFWDINTREYWPEMLDYLGITTDQMPDIAVQGEIVGTLCAASASELGVPQGIPVSVGALDQACGALGGGQRRTGHLLGGHRVGTGQRDRCG; from the coding sequence GTGTGCCTGGACCCGAACAATGAGCCTCTACGGCAGGTCATCGTCTGGATGGACAACCGCGCCGCGGCCGAAGCCGAAGAGCTCGAGCGGCACTTCGGCCGTGCCAAGGTGCATTCGACGACCGGGCAACCGTCGTTCGATGCCATCTGGCCGGCGTCCAAGGTGTTGTGGCTGAAGCGGAACGAACCCGAGACCTTCGTGAAGACAGCGAAATTCGTGCTTCTCAAGGACTACATCGTCTATCAACTGACGGGGCGCCTGGTCAGTGAGGACTCGCTGCTGTGTACGACGATGTTCTGGGACATCAACACCCGTGAGTACTGGCCCGAGATGCTCGACTATCTCGGGATCACCACCGACCAGATGCCCGATATCGCCGTTCAGGGCGAGATTGTCGGCACGCTATGTGCAGCTTCAGCATCAGAACTGGGCGTGCCACAGGGGATTCCGGTGTCCGTCGGTGCACTAGACCAGGCTTGCGGAGCTCTCGGGGGTGGGCAACGTCGAACCGGGCACCTTCTCGGAGGGCACCGGGTCGGCACTGGCCAGCGTGACCGTTGTGGATGA
- a CDS encoding crotonase/enoyl-CoA hydratase family protein, which translates to MDFTTIRHQLDDGILTVVLDRPENLNAFTVEMADELEQTFVAVNDDDAVRAVIVTGEGRAFCAGMDLSSEDNVFGLDESTSPSLADLADLDAPELRRVRDTGGRVTLAIYACRKPVIAAINGAAVGIGATMTLAMDARLMSTNARFGLVFGKLGITPEACSTWFLPRIVGMPTALDLVYRSDILTADAAREIGLAQAVHEPDALLTEARALADAWTRDRSPVSVALMRQMLYRNSAEPHPVDAHRVDSLAMFYTSIGDGNDGVRAFLEKRAPRFSARASEMPPFYGEWVRGE; encoded by the coding sequence GTGGACTTCACGACGATCCGGCACCAGCTCGATGACGGCATCCTCACTGTTGTTCTCGACCGCCCGGAAAACCTCAACGCCTTCACCGTCGAGATGGCCGACGAGTTGGAACAGACCTTCGTGGCGGTCAACGATGACGATGCGGTCCGCGCGGTCATCGTCACCGGCGAGGGCCGGGCGTTCTGCGCGGGCATGGACTTGTCGAGTGAAGACAATGTGTTCGGCCTCGACGAGTCGACGTCGCCGTCCCTGGCTGACCTGGCCGATCTCGACGCCCCCGAGTTGCGGCGGGTCCGCGATACCGGTGGTCGCGTGACCCTGGCGATCTACGCCTGCCGCAAGCCTGTGATCGCCGCCATCAACGGGGCCGCGGTGGGCATCGGCGCGACGATGACGCTTGCGATGGACGCCCGGCTGATGTCGACCAACGCCCGGTTCGGCCTGGTCTTCGGAAAACTCGGTATCACCCCTGAGGCATGTTCGACGTGGTTCCTGCCCCGGATCGTCGGTATGCCAACGGCTTTGGACCTGGTATACCGCTCCGACATTCTCACCGCAGACGCTGCCCGCGAGATCGGGTTGGCGCAGGCGGTTCACGAACCTGACGCACTTCTCACCGAGGCGCGGGCACTGGCCGATGCGTGGACGCGCGACCGCTCACCAGTGTCGGTCGCGCTCATGCGTCAGATGCTGTACCGGAACTCGGCCGAACCACACCCGGTCGACGCACACCGAGTGGACTCGCTGGCCATGTTCTACACCAGCATCGGCGACGGCAACGACGGTGTGCGAGCCTTCCTCGAGAAGCGGGCCCCGCGGTTCTCCGCCCGCGCCTCCGAAATGCCACCGTTCTACGGGGAGTGGGTCCGCGGCGAGTAG